The segment CGCCGGGCCGAGACCGTGGCGCGCGACCGCTACAGCCTGCTGCGCCCCGAGGTCTGGCAGATGCTGCAGGAGCGCCAGCGCGCCCTGCTGCGCGAGCTGGCGCGCCGGCCCGGGCGCCCCGAGCAGTGGCGGCTCACCGAGGTGGGCTGCGGCGCCGGCGGCAATCTGCTGGAGATGCTGCGCCTGGGCCTGGCGCCCGAGCACCTGACCGGCATCGAGCTGCTGCCCGAGCGTCATGCCCTGGCACGGGCCGTGCTGCCGGCGCCCGTGCAGCTGAGCCTGGGAGATGCCTCGCAGGCGGGGGTGGACGAGGCCAGCCAGGACCTGGTGCTGCAGTCCACCGTGTTCTCCTCCATCCTGGACGACGGCGTGCAGCAGGCCCTGGCCCAGGCCATGTGGCGCTGGCTGCGGCCGGGTGGGGCGGTGCTCTGGTATGACTTCATCGTCGACAATCCACGCAACCGCGATGTGCGGGGCGTGCCGCTGGCGCGCGTGCGTGCGCTCTTTCCCGAGGGCCGGCTGCGCTGGCAGCGCCTGACCCTGGCGCCGCCGCTGGCCCGTTGGGTCTGCCGCGCCCACCCCGCCGCCTACACCGTATTCAACAGCATTCCCTGGCTGCGCACCCATGTGCTGGCCGTGATCGAGAAACCTTGACCCACCCCCTACGCGCTGCGCGCGCCCCCTCCAGGGGGCGGCACCGGTCGGCCGGCGAAGCCGGACCGACGCTGCCCGTTGGGAAAATGCGGACTGCCAACTGTGTGCGGCTCTGCCGAATCGAATTTGTATGAGCACTGAACAAGCCTTTTTGCCCTTCGCCCTGCCCGAGATCGGCGAGGAGGAGATTGCCGAGGTGGTGGACACGCTGAAGAGCGGCTGGGTCACCACCGGCCCCAAGGCCAAGCAGTTCGAGGCGGCTTTTGCCGCCTTTCTGACGCAGAACGCCGGGGACTCGCAGCTCGAGTGCATTGCCGTGAACTCGGCCACTGCCGGCCTGCATCTGGCGCTGGAAGCCCTGGGCATCGGTCCGGGCGACGAGGTCATCACCACCACCCACACCTTTACCGCCACCGCCGAGGTGGTGCGCTATCTGGGTGCGGATGTGGTGCTGGTGGACATCGACCCCGCCACGCTCAATATCGATGTGGCCGCCATCGAGGCCGCCATCACGCCGCGCACCAAGGCCATCGTGCCGGTGCATTACGCCGGCCTGGCCGTGGACATGCTGGCCGTGCTGGACATCGCCCGCAAGCACGGTCTGCGCGTGGTGGAGGACGCGGCCCATGCCCTGCCCACCACCCTGGAGAAAGAGCTGATCGGCACCCTGGGCAGCGACGCCACGGTGTTCAGCTTCTATGCCAACAAGACCATGACCACGGGCGAGGGCGGCATGCTGGTGACGCGCAACGCCGAGCTGGCCAAGCGCGCCAAGGTGATGCGCCTGCACGGCATGAACCGCGATGCCTTCGACCGCTTCACCGCCAAGGTGCCGAGCTGGTATTACGAGATCGTGGCGCCGGGCTTCAAGTACAACCTCACCGACATCGCCGCGGCCCTGGGCCTGCACCAGCTCAAGCGCCTGCCGGCCTTCCAGGCACGGCGCGAGCAGATTGCCGCGGCCTATGACGCGGCCTTTGCCGACCTGCCCCTGATCCTGCCGCCGCAGGCGCCGGAGGGCGACACGCACAGCTGGCACCTCTATGTGCTGCGGGTGGCGGACGATTGCGCCCTTGAGCGCGATGTCTTCATCGAGCGCATGTATGCCAAGGGCATAGGCTGCAGCGTGCACTACATCCCCCTGCATCTGCATCCCTACTGGCGCGATCGCTACGGCCTCACGCCCGCACAGTTCCCGCATTCGCAAAAAGCCTACGAGCGCATGCTCAGCATCCCGCTCTACACCGCGATGACGGATGCCGATGTGCAGCGCGTGATTGCTGCCGTGCGCGAAATTGCCCTGAGCTGAGTCCATGGCCAAGCGCGCTTTCGATCTGCTGCTCTCGGCCCTGGGCCTGCTTTTGCTGGCGCCTGTGCTGCTGCTGATCGCGCTGTGGGTCAAGCTGGATTCGCCCGGCCCCGTGTTCTTCCGCCAGGAGCGGGTAGGGCGCTTCGGCCGGCCCTTCTTCATCCACAAGTTCCGCACCATGCGGGTGGACAACGCGGGCCTGCAGATCACCGTGGGCGTGGATCCGCGCATCACCCGTGCGGGCCACTTTCTGCGAGCCGCCAAGCTGGACGAGCTGCCCCAACTCTGGGATGTGCTGCGCGGCGCCATGAGCCTGGTGGGCCCGCGGCCCGAGGTGCCGCGCTATGTGGCGCTGTACCCGCCCAAGCTGCGCGAGATCGTGCTCTCGGTGCGACCGGGCATCACCGATCCGGCCTCGCTGAGCTTTCGCAACGAGAGCGAGTTGCTGGCGGCCGCGGCCGACCCCGAGCGCGAGTATGTGGAGGTGGTGATGCCCACCAAGCTGCGTCTGGCCGCCGCCTATGTGCGCCGGGCCACGCTGCGCACCGATCTCCGCGTGATCCTGGCCACCCTGGGCGCGCTGCGCCCCTGATGAGTTGTTGTTGACACTATGAACTGGTTGTCCCTGGATGCCTTCCTGACTCGCATCCGCCCGCATCGCGAGGCCCTGGCCCTGGGCCTGGACCTGCTGGTGATGGCCCTGGCCTGGCAAGCGACCTATCTTTTCCGCCTGGGCTTCGAGCGCTGGTTCAGCGCGCGGCCGGCTTATGACCATTGGGTGCTGCTGGGCCTGGTCGTGCTGTACGCCCTGGTGCTCAAGGGCTTGAAGGTGCCCAAGGGCATGTGGCGCTTCTCGGGCTTTGGCGAGGTCAAGCGCCTGGCCCTGGCCTGCGCCATTGCCGGCCTGGTGAGCGCCACCGTGGTGCTGATGGCCCAGCTCAGCAAGGTGCCGCGCGCCGTGCTGGCCCTGCACCCGCTCTTCACCCTGATGGGCCTGGCCATGCTGCGCATGGGCTACCGCATGCTCTACGAGCATATGCGCAGCCGCATCAGCGGCAGCGCCCAGGAGCAGCGCCGTGCTCTGGTGATGGGCGCGGGCGATGCGGGCCGCCTGCTGGTGGCCGGCATCCAGCACAGCCAGGGCTGGGTGGTGGTGGGCTATCTGGACGATGCGCCGGCCAAGCGCGGTGCCCGCGTGGCCGGTGTGCCCGTGCTGGGCACGCTGGAGCAGGCCAAGCACTTTGCCGAGCTGCACGGCATCACCCACCTGATCGTGGCCATGCCCGCGGCCAGCACCGCGCAGCGCCGCCGGGCCCTGGATCTGGCCGGCCAGACGGGCCTGCCCGTGCTCACCGTGCCCAGCAGCCAGGAGCTGCTGGCCGGCCGTCATGTGGACCAGGTGCGCGATATCGAGCCCGAGGACCTGCTGGGCCGCGAGCCCGTGGAACTGGACGAAGGCGGCATCAGCGAATGCCTGAATGGCAAGGTGGTGCTGATCACCGGCGCCGGGGGCTCCATCGGCTCCGAGCTTTGCCGCCAGGTGGCGCGCTACGGCCCCTCAAGCCTCGTGCTCTACGAGCTGAGCGAGTTCGCGCTCTACACCATCGAGCAGGAGCTGGGCGAGAAGTTCCCCCACATCCCCCTGGTGCGCCTGGTGGGCGATGTGAAGGACCTGGAGCATCTGCGCTACGTCTTCGGCAAGTACAAGCCCCAGATCGTCTTCCACGCCGCGGCCTACAAGCATGTGCCGCTGATGGAGGAAGAAAACGCCTGGGCCTGCCTGCGCAACAACACCCTGGGTACCTACAACGCTTGCCAGGCCGCGGCCGAGCACGGCACCGAGCGCTTTGTGCTGATCAGCACCGACAAGGCGGTCAACCCCACCAATGTGATGGGCGCCACCAAGCGCGCCGCCGAGCTGGTCATCAGCCACATGGCCGGCGAATGCGGGAAGAAAGGCCAGCCCACCAAGTTCATGGCCGTTCGCTTCGGCAATGTGCTGGGCTCCAGCGGCAGCGTGATCCCCAAGTTCAAGGAACAGATCGCCAAGGGCGGGCCGGTGACGGTGACGCACCCGGACATCACCCGCTACTTCATGACGATTCCGGAGGCGGCGAGGTTGGTGGTGCAGGCTGGGGCGATTGGGGAGTCGGGGCAGGTGTTTGTGCTGGATATGGGGGAGCCGGTGAAGATCGCCGATCTGGCGCGGACGATGATCCGGATGAGTGGGAAAGATCCGCGCGATATCCGGATCGAGTTTTCGGGATTGAGGCCTGGAGAGAAGCTGTATGAGGAGTTGCTCACTGACAAGGACAACTCGCTACCGACATCTATCCCATCTCTCAGTATCGCCAGGCTGAACAGCAGGGAAGCTGCTTCAACGGTTGTTGTCTGGCTGAAACAGACACTCGCCGATCGCGTGAGCAGTGACGATAGGTTGCGCACTGCTCTTCGGGATCTTCTCCCCGCTGAGTATGTTGTGAGTCGGGCTTGAGATGGTTGAAGTAGTAACGGGGCATTCAAGCCCCGTAGTTTTACAAGTCAAGCACTCAACAGCTCGATCATTCCTTGATGGGTGTGCTGCACAAAGTCTTCATGACCATGTGGCCGAACATCAGATGGACGTCCTCGCACATCTGCATGTCGAATGAGTTCACCCAGACGCTGTGGTCGCACATCGGCATCATCTTGCCACCGTCGTAACCGACGATACCGAGGACCTTGCCGCCAGCCTTACGCGCCGATTCGATAGCTTTCAGCACGTTGGGTGAGTTGCCGCTGCCGCTCACGGCGATCAGGAGATCTCCTTCGTCCATCAGTGCGTCTACCTGGCCTGCAAACACATCAGCATAGGACAGGTCATTGCCATAGGCTGTAATCAGGCCCATGTTGTCGCACAGGCACACGCCACGGAACTTCTTGCCGGTGGCCAGGTTGACCATCTTGTTCCAGTCGGTGATGTAGTGCGACGCGGTCGACGCGCTACCGCCGTTGCCACAGGTCAGGATTTTCTTGCCGCCGTCGAATGCGGCGCGGACCATGTCGATACCCTTCTGGAACGCCGTGGTATCCAGCTGTTGAGCAAGGCGGGCGTGGGCGGCGAGGTAATTGGAGACAGTGAATTCGGTGGACATGGGAAGCGTCATTCGGTGGGTTGATAGAAAACGATCTGAGCGCCGGTGCGATCAAACCGGAACTTCACAGGCTGCAGATCGCTGAGCGCAGCGGTGATCTGCGCGTGGCGCTCCGGAGGGGCGTAGAACATCATGAATCCTCCATTGCCGGCGCCGAGCAGCTTCCCGCCCAGCGCGCCATTGGCCAAGCCTGCGGCGTACCAGCTGTCGATCTGCGGATCGGAGATTCCTGACGTTAGT is part of the Shinella sp. XGS7 genome and harbors:
- a CDS encoding class I SAM-dependent methyltransferase; its protein translation is MSPPRKQQELEAIAQRYARRAETVARDRYSLLRPEVWQMLQERQRALLRELARRPGRPEQWRLTEVGCGAGGNLLEMLRLGLAPEHLTGIELLPERHALARAVLPAPVQLSLGDASQAGVDEASQDLVLQSTVFSSILDDGVQQALAQAMWRWLRPGGAVLWYDFIVDNPRNRDVRGVPLARVRALFPEGRLRWQRLTLAPPLARWVCRAHPAAYTVFNSIPWLRTHVLAVIEKP
- a CDS encoding DegT/DnrJ/EryC1/StrS aminotransferase family protein — its product is MSTEQAFLPFALPEIGEEEIAEVVDTLKSGWVTTGPKAKQFEAAFAAFLTQNAGDSQLECIAVNSATAGLHLALEALGIGPGDEVITTTHTFTATAEVVRYLGADVVLVDIDPATLNIDVAAIEAAITPRTKAIVPVHYAGLAVDMLAVLDIARKHGLRVVEDAAHALPTTLEKELIGTLGSDATVFSFYANKTMTTGEGGMLVTRNAELAKRAKVMRLHGMNRDAFDRFTAKVPSWYYEIVAPGFKYNLTDIAAALGLHQLKRLPAFQARREQIAAAYDAAFADLPLILPPQAPEGDTHSWHLYVLRVADDCALERDVFIERMYAKGIGCSVHYIPLHLHPYWRDRYGLTPAQFPHSQKAYERMLSIPLYTAMTDADVQRVIAAVREIALS
- a CDS encoding sugar transferase, encoding MAKRAFDLLLSALGLLLLAPVLLLIALWVKLDSPGPVFFRQERVGRFGRPFFIHKFRTMRVDNAGLQITVGVDPRITRAGHFLRAAKLDELPQLWDVLRGAMSLVGPRPEVPRYVALYPPKLREIVLSVRPGITDPASLSFRNESELLAAAADPEREYVEVVMPTKLRLAAAYVRRATLRTDLRVILATLGALRP
- a CDS encoding nucleoside-diphosphate sugar epimerase/dehydratase — encoded protein: MNWLSLDAFLTRIRPHREALALGLDLLVMALAWQATYLFRLGFERWFSARPAYDHWVLLGLVVLYALVLKGLKVPKGMWRFSGFGEVKRLALACAIAGLVSATVVLMAQLSKVPRAVLALHPLFTLMGLAMLRMGYRMLYEHMRSRISGSAQEQRRALVMGAGDAGRLLVAGIQHSQGWVVVGYLDDAPAKRGARVAGVPVLGTLEQAKHFAELHGITHLIVAMPAASTAQRRRALDLAGQTGLPVLTVPSSQELLAGRHVDQVRDIEPEDLLGREPVELDEGGISECLNGKVVLITGAGGSIGSELCRQVARYGPSSLVLYELSEFALYTIEQELGEKFPHIPLVRLVGDVKDLEHLRYVFGKYKPQIVFHAAAYKHVPLMEEENAWACLRNNTLGTYNACQAAAEHGTERFVLISTDKAVNPTNVMGATKRAAELVISHMAGECGKKGQPTKFMAVRFGNVLGSSGSVIPKFKEQIAKGGPVTVTHPDITRYFMTIPEAARLVVQAGAIGESGQVFVLDMGEPVKIADLARTMIRMSGKDPRDIRIEFSGLRPGEKLYEELLTDKDNSLPTSIPSLSIARLNSREAASTVVVWLKQTLADRVSSDDRLRTALRDLLPAEYVVSRA
- a CDS encoding SIS domain-containing protein is translated as MSTEFTVSNYLAAHARLAQQLDTTAFQKGIDMVRAAFDGGKKILTCGNGGSASTASHYITDWNKMVNLATGKKFRGVCLCDNMGLITAYGNDLSYADVFAGQVDALMDEGDLLIAVSGSGNSPNVLKAIESARKAGGKVLGIVGYDGGKMMPMCDHSVWVNSFDMQMCEDVHLMFGHMVMKTLCSTPIKE